A window of Terriglobus sp. RCC_193 contains these coding sequences:
- a CDS encoding response regulator yields the protein MKRRILLVDDEVAVLLTLKAVLEISGFDVDTATSAREGKSRIRHREYEMVITDMRMEDEHAGAEVIAAAKEASYKPAIALLTAFPIDDEALSSMGADKMLVKPMHTRILLQQLEALFARHTAAKEKATAKKPVKSAAKKSAAVVKKSAPAKKTVVAKKTAPAVKKIVPAKKAAPAKKVIAKKATPVKKAAAKKTTAKKTAKKSR from the coding sequence ATGAAACGTCGCATTCTGCTGGTTGATGATGAAGTTGCCGTTCTGCTTACTCTCAAGGCAGTTCTTGAGATCAGCGGATTTGACGTGGATACGGCCACGAGCGCACGCGAAGGCAAGAGCCGTATCCGCCATCGTGAATACGAGATGGTGATCACGGACATGCGCATGGAAGACGAGCATGCCGGTGCCGAAGTGATTGCGGCGGCGAAGGAAGCCTCATACAAGCCGGCGATTGCCTTGCTTACCGCATTCCCCATCGATGATGAAGCGCTTTCGTCCATGGGCGCGGACAAGATGCTGGTGAAGCCGATGCACACGCGCATTCTGCTGCAGCAGTTGGAGGCGCTGTTCGCGCGTCATACCGCAGCGAAGGAAAAAGCCACGGCGAAGAAGCCTGTGAAGTCCGCCGCGAAGAAGTCGGCTGCGGTGGTGAAGAAGTCTGCCCCTGCGAAGAAAACTGTTGTGGCGAAGAAGACTGCTCCGGCTGTGAAGAAAATTGTTCCGGCGAAGAAAGCTGCGCCTGCAAAGAAGGTCATTGCGAAGAAGGCTACGCCGGTGAAGAAAGCTGCCGCGAAGAAAACGACCGCAAAGAAGACTGCAAAGAAATCGCGTTAA
- the infC gene encoding translation initiation factor IF-3: MPPFTDKRSVKSFIRTNEKIRAREIRVIDENGEQLGIMAPFDALKIARERSLDLVEISPNAVPPVCRIQDYGKYLYEKDKSDRAARKKQKVIVIKEVKFSVTVDEHDYQTKKNQAVRFLNEGDKVKASLRFRGRQMAHRDLGYKIINRLIMDIGPAGIVEFMPRMEGTTLHAIIAPSKKQEAPVPKKTAAEEAVPAEA; this comes from the coding sequence ATTCCACCGTTTACTGACAAGCGTTCCGTCAAGAGTTTCATCCGTACCAACGAAAAAATCCGCGCGCGCGAAATCCGCGTGATCGATGAAAATGGCGAGCAGCTTGGCATCATGGCCCCGTTCGACGCGTTGAAGATTGCGCGCGAGCGTTCGCTGGATCTCGTGGAGATCTCCCCGAACGCCGTCCCGCCCGTCTGCCGCATCCAGGATTACGGCAAGTACCTCTACGAGAAGGACAAGAGCGACCGCGCTGCACGCAAGAAGCAGAAGGTCATCGTCATCAAGGAAGTCAAGTTCTCCGTCACCGTGGACGAGCATGACTACCAGACCAAAAAGAACCAGGCCGTCCGCTTCCTGAACGAAGGCGACAAGGTGAAGGCCAGCCTGCGTTTCCGTGGTCGCCAGATGGCGCATCGTGACCTGGGCTACAAGATCATCAATCGCCTCATTATGGATATTGGTCCTGCAGGCATTGTGGAATTCATGCCGCGCATGGAAGGCACCACGCTCCATGCCATCATCGCTCCCAGCAAGAAGCAGGAAGCACCAGTGCCAAAGAAGACCGCTGCGGAAGAAGCCGTTCCGGCTGAAGCATAA
- a CDS encoding tetratricopeptide repeat protein, translating to MDPPAAGAQTMPVMTAPVSRYSRAQAARILGVPERQVSSWQRAGLIAETSDFTIRDLAGMRSLRDLQHKRHSAKSIRVSLEAMQRAGFADPLHSFAPVSQGAKLVFRHAGALLDPLTQQLAFDFEAPKRALTVVRRELPRDQQLRDQARAQELFQRAVQLEEKTETLAEAAELYEQVLTIWPKHAPASINLGTILYNDRRFEEAEKRYRAAAEIDPDYALAFFDLGNVLDELRRLPEAITAYHRAIQLVPQYADAHYNLALAYERTGEKRKALRHWLCYVRLDPVGPWATHARLQARRTLASERLSIVSRFGKMAG from the coding sequence ATGGACCCGCCCGCCGCTGGAGCACAGACGATGCCCGTAATGACAGCGCCTGTTTCCCGTTACAGCCGAGCGCAGGCCGCACGGATTCTGGGCGTTCCCGAACGCCAGGTGTCTTCGTGGCAGCGCGCCGGGCTGATTGCCGAGACGTCCGATTTCACCATCCGAGATCTGGCTGGGATGCGCAGTCTGCGTGATCTGCAGCACAAGCGGCATTCCGCGAAGTCGATCCGCGTTTCCCTGGAGGCGATGCAGCGTGCGGGTTTTGCCGATCCGCTGCACAGTTTTGCTCCCGTATCGCAGGGTGCGAAGCTGGTCTTTCGTCATGCCGGAGCATTGCTGGATCCACTGACACAGCAGCTTGCCTTTGATTTTGAAGCGCCGAAGCGGGCGTTGACGGTGGTGCGGCGGGAGTTGCCGCGCGACCAGCAGCTTCGCGATCAGGCTCGGGCGCAGGAGCTGTTTCAGCGCGCCGTTCAGTTGGAAGAGAAGACCGAGACACTGGCCGAGGCGGCTGAGCTATACGAACAGGTGCTGACGATCTGGCCGAAGCATGCGCCTGCTTCCATTAATCTGGGCACCATTCTGTATAACGACCGCAGATTTGAAGAGGCGGAGAAGCGGTATCGCGCGGCCGCGGAGATTGATCCTGACTACGCGCTGGCGTTCTTTGACCTGGGCAATGTGCTGGATGAGTTGCGGCGGCTTCCGGAGGCGATTACGGCCTATCACCGAGCCATTCAATTGGTGCCGCAGTATGCCGATGCGCATTACAACCTGGCGCTGGCGTATGAACGTACGGGCGAGAAGCGCAAGGCGTTGCGGCACTGGCTCTGTTATGTGCGGCTTGATCCTGTGGGGCCGTGGGCGACCCATGCCCGGCTGCAGGCGCGGCGGACGCTTGCGAGTGAACGGCTGAGCATTGTTTCGCGGTTCGGGAAGATGGCCGGGTAG
- a CDS encoding DUF6599 family protein, translating to MRLAHFALVSALLVSSAIAQTPAASTPVSVPPAPLLADRFGPWQASAPATVNDIHLPDDVAKELIVKRSDAKIYEAEGNKAAISAVELADATGAYSAFTYLRTIEMRPCATGNSLGVDCAVSSGRLLFWQGDTVVIVAPAGLKGIAAGSFTELVGTLPKPSGAKAAHPLLPGKLPTDGLEKTSLRYAVGQNTYVAGGGAIPAAVLDFSKSPEILTAHYRSSKSGTGLLTLIFYPTPTIAGDRMRAIQKAIADKQMPASFLTGEPQVARSGPIVAIASSGFTAKEAAKLVGGVKYQAQIAWDKPEGYMEQFKVSAAASVMVQIMIFVFVMCGAALALGIVFGGGRAAFRVSRGKSASSLADMEVISLGLRGKPEHKIQS from the coding sequence ATGCGTTTAGCCCATTTCGCGCTTGTTTCCGCCTTGCTGGTTTCCTCTGCCATAGCGCAGACGCCAGCGGCTTCCACTCCTGTTTCCGTTCCACCCGCGCCGCTGCTGGCCGACCGCTTTGGCCCGTGGCAGGCGTCTGCACCCGCTACGGTCAATGACATTCATCTGCCGGACGATGTGGCGAAGGAACTGATCGTCAAACGGTCGGACGCGAAGATCTATGAGGCAGAGGGAAACAAGGCCGCGATCTCTGCTGTGGAACTTGCCGATGCTACAGGCGCTTACAGCGCGTTTACCTATTTGCGCACGATAGAGATGCGTCCGTGCGCAACGGGCAACAGCCTGGGTGTGGATTGCGCCGTGTCCTCAGGACGGTTGCTGTTCTGGCAGGGCGATACAGTGGTGATCGTTGCTCCGGCTGGGCTGAAAGGTATTGCTGCAGGCTCGTTTACGGAACTGGTGGGCACGCTTCCGAAGCCGAGCGGTGCGAAAGCTGCGCATCCGTTACTGCCGGGTAAGTTGCCAACGGATGGTCTGGAAAAGACCAGTCTGCGTTATGCCGTTGGCCAGAACACGTATGTCGCTGGTGGTGGTGCGATTCCCGCCGCTGTGCTGGACTTCAGCAAGTCGCCGGAGATTCTTACTGCGCACTATCGTTCGTCAAAGAGCGGTACGGGATTGCTGACGCTGATCTTCTATCCCACGCCGACGATCGCGGGTGATCGGATGCGCGCGATCCAGAAGGCGATTGCAGACAAGCAGATGCCCGCGTCGTTTCTGACAGGTGAACCGCAGGTCGCACGCTCGGGCCCGATTGTGGCGATTGCCTCCAGTGGCTTCACGGCAAAGGAAGCCGCGAAGCTGGTGGGCGGCGTGAAGTATCAGGCGCAGATTGCATGGGACAAGCCGGAAGGCTACATGGAGCAGTTCAAGGTATCTGCCGCAGCCAGCGTCATGGTGCAGATCATGATCTTCGTGTTCGTCATGTGTGGTGCTGCGCTTGCGTTGGGTATTGTGTTCGGTGGTGGTCGCGCTGCCTTCCGGGTGTCACGTGGTAAATCGGCTTCGTCGCTGGCCGATATGGAAGTCATCAGCCTGGGTTTGCGCGGTAAACCGGAACACAAAATCCAGTCGTGA
- a CDS encoding N-acetylmuramoyl-L-alanine amidase — protein sequence MPLALGAVAQRPHTSASSSAATQKSRKKAVEQTPWQIAEAAREQLMAIPPEQRTRDDYTTVMDAYRLIYHGNPADVHAPESIYNVGLLLADQGTTMREPKMLTAAIGQFEFLRTQYPRSSFRILALLEEAHVAANDMHDVKLARMKYSAFVEEYPQSSHMDEAQAALKSLKAGVLPSAVASDSGSRQVAAAPAGSQRGAASSGVSATAVPHEIRDAANAAATQSSTLPALKPTARMPEVEDAAANVPTHTRNGLATVSAIRHWSTPTYTRVAIDLGDEVQYEAARVPNPDRIYFDLHGTRLAQELSGKAFSVTDDGFLKKIRAAQYANDVVRVVLDVNDVTEYSAFLLPNPYRLIIDIHGGAKSSAAAVPPPATSTLPSDKLRGDDLLHAPTVTQSAANNANRPTGMSSGISLPPAPVPADTAAVPSTVATRSSGRDLAGLSKAPDTQKATSQPTSKPIAVVADARTGDIPVPMRKNGKRNEKAVDAAEPGQAAAPTADGARTLQRALGLKINRIVIDAGHGGHDSGTLGVGGIMEKDVVLDVALKLGKLLQDKLGAQVIYTRSDDTFIPLETRTAIANKAEADLFLSIHANSSQDETARGVETYYLNFTSQPDALDVAARENAVSDQSVHQLADLVKKITLKDKLDESREFAADIDKSLFEGLHRGNEGLKDRGVKKAPFVVLIGANMPSILTEISFVTNPRDAAQLRTPEYRQRIAESIYKGVARYTSGLSSGSVTTRVAKTSSPDPRGQ from the coding sequence ATGCCGTTGGCCCTGGGCGCGGTCGCGCAAAGACCGCATACGTCTGCGAGCTCATCCGCTGCAACGCAGAAGTCACGGAAGAAGGCTGTAGAGCAGACGCCGTGGCAGATTGCCGAGGCAGCACGCGAACAGTTGATGGCGATTCCGCCGGAGCAGCGCACCCGCGACGACTACACGACGGTGATGGATGCCTACCGTCTCATCTATCACGGCAATCCCGCGGACGTGCATGCGCCGGAGTCCATCTATAACGTAGGCCTGCTGCTCGCCGATCAGGGCACGACGATGCGCGAGCCGAAGATGCTCACCGCAGCCATTGGGCAATTTGAGTTCCTGCGGACGCAGTATCCTCGCTCGAGCTTCCGCATCCTTGCACTATTGGAAGAGGCGCACGTTGCCGCAAACGATATGCATGATGTGAAGCTGGCGCGGATGAAGTACTCGGCCTTTGTGGAGGAGTATCCGCAGTCGTCACACATGGATGAAGCGCAGGCTGCATTGAAGAGCCTGAAGGCAGGTGTGCTGCCGTCGGCTGTTGCTTCGGATTCCGGTTCGAGACAGGTTGCGGCTGCGCCTGCCGGGTCGCAGCGTGGTGCTGCTTCGAGTGGTGTTTCTGCGACGGCGGTTCCGCATGAGATTCGTGACGCTGCGAATGCGGCGGCTACGCAATCGTCGACGTTGCCTGCATTGAAGCCGACCGCGCGTATGCCGGAAGTGGAAGATGCTGCAGCGAATGTTCCCACGCATACGCGTAATGGATTGGCGACGGTATCGGCGATTCGGCACTGGTCCACGCCCACGTATACGCGCGTGGCCATCGATCTGGGCGACGAGGTGCAGTATGAAGCGGCGCGTGTGCCGAATCCGGATCGCATCTATTTCGATCTGCATGGAACACGGTTGGCGCAGGAGTTGAGCGGCAAGGCGTTCAGTGTGACCGACGATGGATTTCTGAAGAAGATTCGTGCGGCGCAGTATGCGAACGACGTGGTCCGCGTGGTGCTGGATGTGAACGATGTCACGGAGTATTCGGCGTTTCTGCTGCCGAATCCGTATCGACTCATCATTGATATTCATGGCGGTGCGAAGAGTTCGGCTGCTGCTGTTCCACCTCCCGCTACGTCGACTTTGCCGAGCGACAAGCTACGTGGGGATGATCTGCTGCATGCGCCTACGGTGACACAAAGTGCGGCGAATAACGCGAATCGCCCGACGGGTATGTCGTCCGGCATTTCTCTGCCGCCGGCTCCCGTGCCTGCAGACACTGCAGCGGTTCCAAGCACAGTCGCCACGCGCAGCAGCGGTCGCGATCTGGCGGGTTTGAGCAAGGCTCCTGATACACAGAAGGCGACGTCGCAGCCCACGAGCAAGCCGATTGCTGTGGTGGCGGATGCGCGTACCGGCGACATTCCTGTGCCAATGCGCAAGAATGGCAAGCGGAATGAAAAGGCGGTCGATGCTGCGGAGCCTGGACAGGCGGCTGCGCCCACTGCCGATGGCGCACGGACGTTGCAGCGCGCGCTGGGGTTGAAGATCAATCGCATCGTGATTGATGCGGGGCATGGTGGGCACGACAGCGGAACGCTGGGCGTGGGCGGCATCATGGAGAAGGACGTTGTTCTGGATGTGGCGCTGAAGCTGGGTAAACTGCTGCAGGATAAGTTGGGTGCGCAGGTCATCTATACGCGCAGCGATGACACATTCATCCCGCTGGAAACGCGCACCGCCATTGCGAACAAGGCTGAGGCGGATCTCTTTCTGAGCATTCATGCGAATAGCTCGCAGGATGAGACCGCCCGTGGCGTGGAGACGTATTACCTGAACTTCACCTCGCAGCCGGATGCGTTGGACGTTGCGGCCCGTGAAAACGCGGTCAGCGACCAATCAGTACATCAGCTTGCGGACCTGGTGAAGAAAATCACGCTGAAAGACAAGCTGGATGAGTCGCGTGAGTTTGCGGCGGATATCGATAAATCGCTGTTCGAAGGGCTGCATCGCGGCAATGAGGGTTTGAAGGATCGTGGCGTGAAGAAGGCTCCGTTTGTGGTGCTGATTGGCGCGAATATGCCGTCGATCCTGACGGAGATCAGCTTTGTGACGAACCCTCGGGATGCCGCGCAACTGCGGACGCCGGAGTATCGCCAACGCATTGCGGAGTCCATCTATAAAGGTGTGGCGCGCTACACCAGCGGTTTGAGCAGCGGTTCGGTGACGACGCGGGTTGCGAAGACGTCCTCGCCGGATCCTCGCGGGCAGTAG